The DNA region CTTTCCCTTATTTTCTTCGTATACTTTAAAAGACTTTCAATTTCCACAAAAAAGTTATACACTAATACTGAATTCCACAACACAGGAGAATGAACTATGAACAAACAAGGTCGTTCACAACTTGCACTCGGCGTCCTGCTGATCCTGCTCGGCGGATGGTTCCTGCTGGACCGCACAGTCCCCGCCTTCCATGATTTCTTTTCAAAGTACACTGAATGGCCCGTCAACCTGCTCTTGATCGGCGGTGTGATCTTCGTTTTGGGTCTTGTGCTTGGTTCGCCCGGCATGTCTGTCCCTGCCGCGATCGTTGCGGGTATCGGCGGCATTTTTTATTACCAACAGGCTAGCGGCGATTACGGTTCATGGTCGTACATGTGGACTCTCATCCCCGGATTTGTCGGTGTTGGAAGCGTCCTTGCAGGCTTGCTCGGCGATAACACCTCGCATAACCTCAAGCGCGGCATGAACATGATCGTGTTCAGCGCCGTATTGTTCCTCGTCTTTTCCGCCTTCTTTGGCGGCTGGACGATCCTTGGTAGTTACGGTCCTGCCATTCTGCTGATCCTGCTTGGTTTATATGTGCTTGGCAATGGCTTATATCGCTCCTATCGCAAGCAGGGAGAATAACATGCGCCGCAATCAATTATTTTGGGGCGGCATCCTGGTTTTGCTCGGCTTTGTGATGCTCGCCAATGCCATGGGGATAACCCTCCCGAATGGCAATTCACTGATGAGTCTTTTCTTCCCCCTGCTCCTCATCGGGTTTGGCATTTTTGTGTTGGTCGGCGTTTTTATGCGCGGCAAGGTCGACACCGAATCCGCGAGCATTGACCTGCAGGGCGCATCCGAAGCCGGTTTGCGGATCAATCACGGCGCGGGCGAGTTGAACGTTCGGAGCGGCGCAGGCGCCAATGAATTCATGCGCGGCTCGTTCGTGGGCGGGGTGGAGCACAAAACCTCGAGAAACGGTGACAGGCTTGAGGTCAAGATGCGACCCGCAAAGGATTTCGTCGATTTTCCATTCTTTGGACCGCGGTCCCAGCTTGATTGGGATGTTGCTCTCAATGCGTCCGTCCCGACGAAGCTGGATTTCAGCCTTGGCGCGAACAAATCCAATCTTGACCTGCACGACATGACCATCACCGATTTGCGTTTCAAAACGGGAGCCAGCGATACGACGCTCACCCTGCCGGCAAAAGGGCGCCTCAACGCGGACTTTGAAATTGGTGCGGCATCTTTGACCTTGATCGTCCCCGATGGCGTTGCGATCCGGGTCCGCGCTTCGCTCGGCGCAGGTGACTTGAGCGTGAACCGCTCCCGCTTTCCGCAGGATGTATCGCCTGACTTTGAGACCGCTGCCAACGCGGTGGATATTCATGTCAAAGGCGGCGCATGTTCAGTAAAGGTGAAGTAAAAGGTATTGATATGAAACGATTTGATCTGCGAATTGTCTTTGGGTTGATGCTCATCCTCGGCGGCGGACTCGCGCTGGCTCAGGCGATGGGCTATTTGCAAAACGCCTCCGATTATTTTTGGGGTGGTGTCTTCCTTGTTGCCGGGCTGACCTTTCTCGCGATGCTTTTCGGCGGGCACTGGTGGAGCGCTTTTCCCGGTTTTACGCTCGCCGCGCTTGGCGTGCTGATCCTGCTCCCCGACTCGCTGGAAGACATTGGCGGCGCGGTCTTTTTGGGCGGGATTGCGCTTTCCTTCTGGTATGTGTATTTCACCAGCCGCGACGAACGCTGGTGGGCGATCATTCCAGCCGGCGTGTTGACCGCGCTTGCGCTGCTTATCCTTGCTTCCGCGCAGTTTGAAGAATATTCCGGCGCGATCGTATTAGGCGGAATAGGGCTGACCTTCTTTGTCGTGTATCTGACGAATCGGTTGGAGCGCTGGTGGGCATTGATTCCTGCCGGCGTGCTTGCTACCCTTGCCGGTGTGACGATTGCCGCGGAGCAGTTCGGCGAGTTTCAGACGGCAGGCTTTTTCTTTTTCGGCTTGGCGTTGACCTTCCTGCTCGTTGCCGTGCTGGCGAAAATGAGTTGGGCGTACTGGCCCGCCGGGGTGTTGGGCATCATGGGCTTTCTGGGGATCGCGTCCCTGCTCGATTTTGCCAACTATATCTGGGCGATTGCGCTGATTGTAGCGGGAGGCTTTTTGCTGTTCCGTTATTTCTCCAGGCGGGCTTAAACACGCCCGATTGAATCAGACACCCCTGCCGGTACTGCAGGGGTGTCTGTGTTTTATTTTGCTTCTTCCACATGAATTTCAGGGAAGAATTGATGTACTGTTCCCTCCACCCAGCCATGCAGCGTGGAGGGCAGAAGCGGACAATTCAAACACGCTCCGCCCAGTTTGACCTTGAGCGCATCCCCTTCCAAGGAGATGAATTCCACAGTTCCTCCATGGAATTGCTCGATATAGGCGCTCAAATTCTCCAAGAGATGGCGGATCTGCATTTCGCGGTTTTCAGTATTTATTGTGTTCATAAGCCGGTTTCCCATTTGTCTTTATGATTGGAATCCAAGAAAGCCTGGATCTGTGCGTGCGCATTCTCCCATCTGGGGGCGACAATGCGCGCCAGACGGTTGATGATGGTCTGCCCTGTTTTGGGATGCTCCTCAACCAGTTTCCACAGATTCTGCCCGTGAACGCGGATCGCGTCAACCGGCGATTCGCTGACAATGCTGCTGGTATATTTTGGGCTTCGGATCACCGCCGACCAGCCGAATACATCCCCTTCGCGTAGGCGGGTCAGGATGATCGGCGGACCATCGTACGGTTTGTACCGGATGCCAACCCTTCCACTCAGGATCAGATATACGTAATCAGCGGGGCCGCCCTGCTCAAAGATGACCGTTTCCGTCTGGCAGAAAAAAGGCTCAAAGAGAGGCTTCACCAACATGATCTGATCAGGCTCAAGGTCCTGAAAGAGCGGAATGTAGGGCAGGTTTTCCAACATTATCATTGCATGGTAATCAACGCGCGGACAGGTTTCCAGTATCATCCATCCTAAAGAGGGTGACATTAATCCCCTTTTTATTTGCCGCTAAAAATCCTGCGTTATACTTTGTGAAATCGGTAATTTTTACAGTTTTCATCGCTTCATGAATTTGATGACATGCGATGATCTTCCGCCCGACGCGGGCGGCTTAATGGAATGATATGACAGTTTCTTCACAACCTTCCCCGGGGCGTTTTTTTGCACTGCTTTTAATTGGATTTGGATTGATCGCGATCGGGGTCATGTTCATCCTGCTTTTGGATATCCCACCCGCCTCGACCCAGGACTTTTCAACTGTTCCTGCCCAGGTTGATTTTCCCGCCCCCGAACTGGATCTCATGAATCTGGCTGGCGAACCGGTCTCCCTTGCCGACCATCGAGGCGATGTGGTGCTGGTCAATCTCTGGGCAACGTGGTGCCCGCCTTGCCGCGAGGAAATGCCGGCGCTGCTTTTCTTCTACGAAAAATATAAATCCAATGGGTTTGTTCTGGTTGCCATTGACCAGGGGGAAACGGCGGAAAAGGTCCAACCGTTTGTGGATGAATTCAAACTGACATTTCCGATCTGGCTGGATCAGGCGAGTGAAGCCGGACGCGCGTTCAAGACTATGAGCCTGCCGAGTTCTTATGTTATTGACCGGCAGGGGCAGGTGCGCCTGATGTGGATCGGCGGAATCTCAGAGCGGAATCTCGAAAAATTTGTCCCTGCAATTATCAAGGAAAAATAGAAGAAATCACGGGTAACTGCCATTGATGGCAGTAAATGCGTCACTGCAATCGCAGGCGCGGACGACGGCGCTGCCTTTGGTGAGCGTTCCCAGATACTCCCTGTTCCCGTTGCGGACGGTCCAGCCGCTTAGCACGAAGGGGATCGGGCTGTCTGCGGCGACCCATTCGCCGTTGTATTTGCGTGCCACATGGACGTGCGTGCCGGTCGAGCGCCCGCCTTCACAGGATGGATAGCCGATCATATCTCCAACCCTTAATGTCGAACCAAGCGGTGCAAGTGAGTTGGTGGCAAGATGCAGGTAGTAGATCACCCAGCCTGTGCGTTCATTCCCATCCATGTCAAGGTCGAGTGCAACGCCTTCCTGCGGGTTGGAACGCACCACGAGTCCATCCGCCATGGCAATGGCGTAATTCTCTTCTTTGGCAGGGAAACAGCCGGCTTTTTCCATGGGCGGGGCAAAGTCAATCGCGGAGAACGGTTCGCCGGAGCCCCAACCAGTGTGCGGACCGCCGGTGAAGCTCCAAGTCTGGTCGCTGGGGAAGGGCAGGCGAAGTTCCGGCTGCTGCAAACTACCGGGAATCAACACGGACGTTTCCTGCCACGGGTCGCCGAATAAAGTTGAATAGGCAAGTGCAAATCCCTGCGGGCTGACGGCTTGCGCGTAGGCATCTCCAGTGAACATTCTTGAATAATAAAAGTGAAGCGCGGCGGAGGCGGCATTTTGCCAGGGATCGGGGCGGAGAAGGTTCCGGTTGGTGTCTTCAAATTCCAGCAGAGTCCCGAGGCGCCAGCCGTAATATCCGTTGTTAAGAGTGTTGGCAGCTATCACAAGCTGGAGATAGGGAGTTTCCCAGTAGGTGCGGGAGAATCCCAGCAGGTTGCGGCTGACAGGAGGCTCCGTTGCTGTTAATGCCCCGCCCTGATATTCCAATATCGCCAGCAGCAGGCGCGGACTGAGGCTGTAGTTGATCGAGACATAATCCACCAGTTCTGCGCCGGAGCGCCATGTTCCTGCGACGTATGCGCGATAACTTTTCAGCCAGCCCGGCTGGGATGCGACGAACGCGGCGGTGTTGAAGCCGGTATGTGTGGGTCCGTTGACAAACGCATGGTCGGGAATGATCTGAAAGGAACTGCCCCATAGAGCGCGATAGTAGATGGGAATCTGCATGGGCATGCCGGGCGGCATGGTGGTGGCGTCGCGCGGTATGTGCGGATTGGCGAACAGGATCTCGTCCACAGTGGTGTTGAAGCGAGCCGCCAGTGCTGGCAGGGTGTCACCGGTTTGGGCGGTGTAATCCACGAGTTCGCCGGGGTTGTAGGCTGGGCGGACAGGCAGGGGCGTTGGAAAGAAAGCATTATCGACCGCCTCGCCGACCTGGCTGGTCGGTTCTGCGAAGGAGAGACTGGGACTGGACGATGGCAGGTTGCAGGATGTGATACCGATCACCGTGCTGAGAAAAACGGCGAGCAGTGAAGTAAGATATTTTTTCGTTTTATTCATCTTTTTCGCGGATGATGTTGGAGCGGCTCCCGCCGAGCGGGTCTGCGATCACCACTTGGTCGCCGCGGACGAGGGTGCCTTCGTAGGCTCTCCCGCCGGCGATAACACGCCAGCCGCTTAGAATAAATGGAATGGGTCCATCCGCTGTGATCCATTCACCGTTGTATTTTCGCGCAAAATGCAGATGGGTGCCGGTCGAGACGCCGCCTTCGCAGGAGGCGTGACCGATGCGGTCATTCGTTTCGAGCCAGGTCCCCATCGGCACGCGGTTCTTGTCGGCAATATGCAGATAGAGCAGGTTCCAGCCGGTTTGTTCGTATCCGTCGCCGTCCAGATCGACCATGACAACGCCATTCCCGGAACGCACCACAAGGCCGGGAGCGGCGGCGGCGACCCATGTCAGGGTGGGGGCGCATCCGGTTTCTTCTGCACCGGGAGCGAAATCAATGGCGGCGTAGACGCTGTGTCCCTGCCCGTAAATATTTGGGTTGATCTGTCCCCAGCCGTTGTGCGGACCGCCGGTAAAACTCCACTTTACGCCCGGCTCGAATGGCAGGACGAGGGTGGGCTGGTCGAGCGCGGTGGGGAAGATCGGGCTGATCAGATCTGCGCGCGCCCAAGGATCGCCAAACATGTCAACATACATGGCAGGGAAGCCGGCTTCGAGGTTGATGATCTGCGCCCATTGTGACTGGCTGTACAGGCGCGAGAACAGATATTGGATGGCGACTGTGCCTGCATTCAAGCGCGGGTCAAGGCGAAGTGTGGTGCCGTCGGCGAATTCAAGATGGGTCATTGTCCCGGCGCGCCAACCGTAATATGCAATGGACATGGTGTTGATCGCCCAGGTCAACTGGACGCTCATGCCTTTATAACGATAATCGTGGAATCCCATTGGGTATTCCGTGCGCAGGATGTTGATGGGCTGTCCGCGCACCCAGCGGCTTTCGTATTCGAGCACGCCCAACAGCAGGCGCGGATTGATGGAATTCTCGATGGCGAGGCGGTCAATGGCGGCGTGACCTTCGATCCAGCCGGTGGAGCCGAGGTAATCCCTGAAAGTGCTCAAGTATCCGCCCTGCTCCTGCACGTATTGTTTTGTGTCGAAGTTGAGCGCAGTTGCCGAATAAACGACCTCCGCATCGGGCATGATCTGGATGTT from Anaerolineales bacterium includes:
- a CDS encoding toast rack family protein translates to MRRNQLFWGGILVLLGFVMLANAMGITLPNGNSLMSLFFPLLLIGFGIFVLVGVFMRGKVDTESASIDLQGASEAGLRINHGAGELNVRSGAGANEFMRGSFVGGVEHKTSRNGDRLEVKMRPAKDFVDFPFFGPRSQLDWDVALNASVPTKLDFSLGANKSNLDLHDMTITDLRFKTGASDTTLTLPAKGRLNADFEIGAASLTLIVPDGVAIRVRASLGAGDLSVNRSRFPQDVSPDFETAANAVDIHVKGGACSVKVK
- a CDS encoding NifU family protein, which gives rise to MNTINTENREMQIRHLLENLSAYIEQFHGGTVEFISLEGDALKVKLGGACLNCPLLPSTLHGWVEGTVHQFFPEIHVEEAK
- a CDS encoding cyclic nucleotide-binding domain-containing protein, with product MSPSLGWMILETCPRVDYHAMIMLENLPYIPLFQDLEPDQIMLVKPLFEPFFCQTETVIFEQGGPADYVYLILSGRVGIRYKPYDGPPIILTRLREGDVFGWSAVIRSPKYTSSIVSESPVDAIRVHGQNLWKLVEEHPKTGQTIINRLARIVAPRWENAHAQIQAFLDSNHKDKWETGL
- a CDS encoding TlpA disulfide reductase family protein — translated: MTVSSQPSPGRFFALLLIGFGLIAIGVMFILLLDIPPASTQDFSTVPAQVDFPAPELDLMNLAGEPVSLADHRGDVVLVNLWATWCPPCREEMPALLFFYEKYKSNGFVLVAIDQGETAEKVQPFVDEFKLTFPIWLDQASEAGRAFKTMSLPSSYVIDRQGQVRLMWIGGISERNLEKFVPAIIKEK
- a CDS encoding LysM peptidoglycan-binding domain-containing protein, which gives rise to MNKTKKYLTSLLAVFLSTVIGITSCNLPSSSPSLSFAEPTSQVGEAVDNAFFPTPLPVRPAYNPGELVDYTAQTGDTLPALAARFNTTVDEILFANPHIPRDATTMPPGMPMQIPIYYRALWGSSFQIIPDHAFVNGPTHTGFNTAAFVASQPGWLKSYRAYVAGTWRSGAELVDYVSINYSLSPRLLLAILEYQGGALTATEPPVSRNLLGFSRTYWETPYLQLVIAANTLNNGYYGWRLGTLLEFEDTNRNLLRPDPWQNAASAALHFYYSRMFTGDAYAQAVSPQGFALAYSTLFGDPWQETSVLIPGSLQQPELRLPFPSDQTWSFTGGPHTGWGSGEPFSAIDFAPPMEKAGCFPAKEENYAIAMADGLVVRSNPQEGVALDLDMDGNERTGWVIYYLHLATNSLAPLGSTLRVGDMIGYPSCEGGRSTGTHVHVARKYNGEWVAADSPIPFVLSGWTVRNGNREYLGTLTKGSAVVRACDCSDAFTAINGSYP
- a CDS encoding peptidoglycan DD-metalloendopeptidase family protein is translated as MHRAVAVLILISMTLSACGSTPSIWGTLHTPTPDAPIPDTPHFDPFIVQDQPIVHPTETIPPPSETDPESTPTPPGTDTAIPPTSTPPLADSAPFLYYSQSGDMLSAIASRFSVSEEEIVSDTDLTRSTLLEPGTLLIIPNRINEATTPNIQIMPDAEVVYSATALNFDTKQYVQEQGGYLSTFRDYLGSTGWIEGHAAIDRLAIENSINPRLLLGVLEYESRWVRGQPINILRTEYPMGFHDYRYKGMSVQLTWAINTMSIAYYGWRAGTMTHLEFADGTTLRLDPRLNAGTVAIQYLFSRLYSQSQWAQIINLEAGFPAMYVDMFGDPWARADLISPIFPTALDQPTLVLPFEPGVKWSFTGGPHNGWGQINPNIYGQGHSVYAAIDFAPGAEETGCAPTLTWVAAAAPGLVVRSGNGVVMVDLDGDGYEQTGWNLLYLHIADKNRVPMGTWLETNDRIGHASCEGGVSTGTHLHFARKYNGEWITADGPIPFILSGWRVIAGGRAYEGTLVRGDQVVIADPLGGSRSNIIREKDE